A stretch of the Nicotiana tabacum cultivar K326 chromosome 6, ASM71507v2, whole genome shotgun sequence genome encodes the following:
- the LOC107772464 gene encoding uncharacterized protein LOC107772464: protein MVTSWIVNSLCKDIVDSVEYASNAFELWRELEDRYDQTNGTKLYQIQKEVNDLSQGVLDINGYYTKMKKLWEELNMISAKSQCTCQCTYGAKENMHKSEQDRRLIQFLMGLNEVYTSILMMNPLPSMAQAFSLLIQEEKQREVKPQSQLMMESVSLNVNVPSHSSLNRAPMHNNNFRTNYSPNNHSSTSRPRPFCDYCKRAGHTKDKCFKLHGYPQDFNHNPKYQKVKRTAANVHWTPIDNFHVNGEEMQPQSNHSNVSLTKEQYGQLVTLLQHFQTSSGGDNPENNTIGGNANFAGPFNEEASGDW from the exons ATGGTAACCTCTTGGATTGTCAATTCTCTATGCAAAGATATTGTTGACAGTGTCGAATATGCTAGTAATGCCTTCGAGTTGTGGAGAGAGTTAGAGGATAGGTACGATCAGACGAATGGTACCAAATTGTACCAAATCCAAAAGGAAGTTAACGATTTGTCTCAAGGTGTGCTTGATATTAATGGATATTATACGAAAATGAAGAAACTTTGGGAGGAATTGAACATGATAAGTGCCAAATCGCAGTGCACTTGCCAATGTACATATGGAGCTAAGGAAAATATGCACAAATCTGAGCAAGACAGAAGGCTCATCCAATTCCTTATGGGATTGAACGAGGTATACACCAGCATACTTATGATGAATCCCTTACCATCCATGGCACAAGCCTTTTCTCTCCTCATTCAGGAGGAAAAACAAAGAGAAGTGAAACCGCAAAGCCAACTTATGATGGAATCTGTCTCTCTAAATGTCAATGTTCCTTCACATAGCAGCCTGAACAGGGCACCTATGCATAATAATAATTTCAGGACAAACTACTCTCCAAATAACCACTCCTCTACTAGTAGACCTCGTCCCTTTTGTGATTACTGCAAGCGTGCTGGTCACACCAAAGACAAATGCTTCAAGCTCCATGGTTATCCTCAAGATTTCAATCACAATCCTAAGTATCAAAAGGTCAAGAGAACTGCAGCAAATGTGCATTGGACTCCAATTGACAATTTTCATGTGAATGGTGAGGAAATGCAGCCCCAAAGCAACCACTCTAATGTCAGTCTTACCAAAGAACAATATGGCCAATTGGTGACTCTGCTTCAGCATTTTCAGACTAGCTCTGGTGGAGATAACCCAGAAAACAATACTATTGGTGGAAATGCGAATTTTGCAG GCCCCTTCAACGAAGAGGCCTCTGGAGATTGGTAA